The Streptomyces sp. Q6 genome includes the window TCGCCATGCGCGAAAACTACAGGCCGCCACTGACAACAAGCACACCAGGCGGCACGCATCACATCCCAGGCGCCGACGCTCCATTCCCCTTCAGAGGATCCGCACCCAACTCGCTTGACCCGCTGGTCCTGCCCATCGAGGCGATCGAACTCGACGCCTTCCGCGCCCGGTACGCCGGGCACACCTTCTGGTGCGGGCTGTGGCTGGGCGGCTGTGGCCGCCAGTTGACCACGAAGTTGTACGTCGACCGGGTCTGTTCCCTGTCAAGTCCTGCGTGTTGAGTTCAATGGCTGCACCCGGCGCGGCGCCGATGTTCAGTGTGCGGCTGTGGCTACGCGGTCGCGGAGCAGGGCGAGCTTCTCGGCCGCGCCGGTGTCCGGGGCGGCCCAGTTCAACACGATGTGTAAGTCGGCGCGTTCGATGGTCATGATGTCGCAGTCTAGGACGATCTCGCCGAGCTCGGGGTGGACGACCGTCTTGTGTGAACGCCCGATCGGCAGGGTTTCGTAGCGGGTCCAGAGATCGGCGAAGCGTCGGTTGGACTCCCGCAGCCCGTTGATCAGCTCGGTCACGGCGCGGTCATCCGGGTACCGGTCAGCGGCCCGGCGCAGGTCGGACACCATCATGCGCTCGAAGGCGTCGGCGTGTGCGGCGCCGCGCTCGATGCGGGAAGCGCCGGGTACGGGCGGGGCGGCGAAGTGCCCCCAGATCAGATTGCTCGACCGGGCATCGGCGTCGACCGGGCTGCCGAACAGCTCGGCCCAGAGCGGGTTGCTCTGCACGATGTCCCAGGAGGCGGTGAAGACGGCCAGCGGGGTGTCGCTCATCCGATCGATCATGCGCTGCACGCCGGGCGGCACCTCACGTGGCACCGTCCCGGACGGCGGGACGACCGCGCCTGCCAGCCGGTAAAGCAATTCGCGCTCCACGGCATTGAGCCGCAGGGTCTGTGCGAAGGCCGCCAGCACCTGGGGAGAGGGATTCTTCGCACGGCCCTGTTCGAGCTGCACGAGGTAGTCGACGGAGATGCCGGCCAAAACCGCCAGCTCCTCACGGCGCAGGCCCGGAACCCGCCGGTTTCCCGCAACCGGCAGACCGACCGTGGCCGGGCCGATGCGCTCCCTCCACGCCCGCAGTGCTGGGCCGAGCTCGGTGTGAGTGGTCATGAATCCAGTATGAGCCTGCTGGTGAGGGGCTGGGTGGTACTGGCGCTACCAGGGACGACAACGCCTGGTGCACCCCAGGGGCCAAGCCGAGTATCGACGTGTCAGTCCAAGTGCGTCAGAGGCACGGCGGAACCCTGCCGCCTTACTCGCGGCGCCTTTTATGTAAGGAGATACCCAAGATGGCACCCACCATCGGAATCATCGGCTCTGGTCTGGTCGGCGGCTCCGTCGCCCGGCTGGCGGTCGAGGCCGGCTACAGCGTTGTGCTCAGCAATTCACGAGGCCCGGAATCGATCGCGGAACTCGTATCGGAGCTCGGTCCGCTGGCGCGCGCCGCAACGGTCGATGAGGCGATCGAGGCCGGCGACATCATTGCCCTCCCCGTGCCGCTCGCGAGTTTCGAGGCCCTGTCGGCCGACAAGCTGGCCGGGAAGGTCGTCCTGGACCAGACGAACTACTACCCGGAGTTCTGGCGCAACGCCGAGCTCGATGCGGGGAAGCTCACCTCGAGTGAACTCGTGCAGAGCCACCTCAAGGACTCCCTGGTGGTGAAGGGCCTGCACAATCTGGACTGGAACCACATGTACTCCAACGCCCGCCCGAAGGGCGACGCTGAGCGGACGACCTTGCCGATCGCGGGCAACGATCCCGCTGCCAAGGAGGCGGTGACGCGGTTCTTGGAAGCGGTCGGCTACGACGTGGTCGATGCCGGATCGCTCGCGGAGAGCTGGCGGATCGAGCCCGAGACGCCCATCTACTTCTGGCCGTACGCCCCTGCCATCCCGGACGGGATCACTGGGGATGAGGAGAAGCGCTTCTACCTTGAGCACCCGGTCCCGCCTGTCTCGCCCGAAGCCGCCCGCACGATGATCGACAGCGCGGAGCGGCCGTCACCCGTCGGTGGCACGCTGGCGGGGATGCCTCCTGCCCACGTCGCCATCTTCATGGACCAGGCGAGCGCCAACACCGTGAACAAGTAGTACTCGGGCGCGCCGAGTGCCGTCCTGCGGCAGTCGGCGCGCCGATCCCTGAGTCCCTCGTCGCATGCCGACCCGGCGTTCGCCGTCCGCACGGCTGGGGTGCGAGCGGGTGCGGCTATCCCAGCCTTGCCTGTTGGCGTGCCTCGTCGCGGAAGTGTCGAGGAGAAGCCCCGACCACGCGCCGGAATGCCGTACTGAAGGCGCTCTCGGATTCGTAGCCCGTTGCGGCGGCCAGCTCGGAGATGGATCGGGTGTCGGTGCGCAGCGCGTCACGTGCCAGGCTCATCCGCCATTCGATGAGGTATGTCAGGGGAGCGGTGCCGACTTTGGCTTTGAAGGCCGCGGCGAACGCGGAACGTGACATGTGGCTGATTGCGGCGAGCTCGTCGAGGGTCCAGCGTCGGCCCACGTCCGCATGCATGGCGCGCAGGGCCGCTCCGATGCCGTCCTCGACCAGGGCGCCGAGCCAGCCGACCGGTTGATCGGTCTGATCGGCGTGGACGCGCAGCATGTGGACGAGGATGAGTTGTGCGAGGTGCTCCAGTACCAGGGAGCGGCCGACGCCGGCGGATTCCATTTCCGCGACCGTGAGGGCGGAGAGGTTCGACAGGAGTGCTCCGCACGGGTCGCCGGCCCGGACGAGGACGATGGGCGGCAGCACGTCGAAGAGTACGGAGGCGTTGGCCTGCTCGAAGACGAAGTCGATGCAGCAGACGTAGGTGTCCTCATCGGCCACGGGGCCGATGCGGACCTCGCCGTCGTTCTCGTTCTCGTGAAAAGCAGTGGCCTGGCCTGGCGCCGGATCGCGGGTGCTGGCCAGTGTGTAGGAGGGCGGGTTGTTGAGCAGGAAGAAGTCGCCCTTACGCAGCAGTACCGGCTCGCAGCCGTCGAGGGCCATCCAGCACTCGCCCTCGAGGACGACGCCCAGCTTCACGTGCGTATAGGGATCGAAGCGCACCGCCCAGGGGGAGGCGGCGTGCACCCGGGCCGGGACGACCGCCTGTGTGCGCAGCAGGCGCAGTACGTCGACGATCGGGTCGCCTGATCCGACAGACTCAACCCGCCTGGACGATGCGTAAAGTTTCTCGGAAGGCACGTTATTCATCATACGTGCGTGCGTTCCTACGGTTAACTCCATGAGCAACGCACAGACGGTACCGGCAACCGGCACCCCCACCACAGACGCACTGCCTGCCAAGAACTACAGGATGATCGATGTCCTCGGTCACCAGCTACGGGTGTATGACGAGGGGGCGACCGACGCGCCGACCCTGGTCATGTTCCACGGCGCCCCGCACAACTCGCTCGAATTCCGCTTCAACGTCCCCGCGCTCGTCCAGGCCGGATACCGCGTCGTCATCCCGGAGCACCTGGGAGCCGGCGGATCCGACCGCCCCGAGGGCGTCGAGCTGTACTCGGGCTATCACGACTACGAGCGCGCCCTGGCGGTCGTGGACGCCCTGGGCATCGACATGTTCTATGCCGAGGGCGGCGACCGCGGAAGCCTCCCGCTGTGGATGCTCGCCGCCCTGAATCCGGAGCGGGTCCTCGGGCTCATCTCGGAGAACGTCAGCCACCTCAACGGCTTCTTCATCGATCCCGCCCTCGATCAGCGCAAGCGGTCCTGGTACATGTCCTACTTCCAGTTCGAAGCTGCCGAAGAGGCGCTTCGCGCAAACGACTGGGCGCTGGCCAGGGAGTTCTTCGACTGGCACCCGGACATGGAGCACATCATCGCCGACTGGGAACGGCCCAACGGCCTCAAGGCCAGCTGGCTCAACTGGTACCACGCGACCGTCAACCCCGACCGTGCTCCCAAGGCGGAGCCGCTGCCCGACGTGACGGTGCCCGTCCTGCAGCTCTACTCCATGAACGACCCCTACATCGGTCCGGAGCAGCTGATCACCGGCCGCGAGTTCATCAAGGGCCCCTTCACCCTCAAGCGCATCGGAGGCGCCGGGCACTTCATCGCCCGCAACGCCCCCGACGTGTTCAACCGCGAGGTCATCAAGTGGCTCGGCGACCGCGAGAGTGAGCGTCTCGGTAACTGACGCCGGCCGAGATGTCCTGGGCCCGTTCGCGGGACGGGCTCAGGACGACCTGCCTCAGAGGGCTGCAGTCTGCCCGCGCGACGCTCGCGCGCAGGGCAGCAGCTCTCGCCGCCGTTCCCCCTTGCCTGGACGATCCGTAATGTCTCTTGGACTTCACGTTATGGATTGCGCTGAACCCCATCCCTCACAGTGAAGGACATGGGGCGCCCGGAACGTACATACCGAGCGAGAGACCTTAACGAAGCCCGGCTTCCCCGCAGCGCTCGCTGCCCGGATCGACCGAAGCGGGGCGCAGCCCCGCTCCTTCAACAGCCACATCTTGCCCAGTAAGGAAATACTTGTGTCAAAGTCGCTCGCTGGAAAGACCGCCCTCGTCACCGGAGGCTCCCGCGGTATCGGGCGCTCGATAGCCGAGCGCCTCGCGGAGGAAGGCGCGCTCGTCGCGCTCACCTACAACGCCAGCAAACACGGCGCCGACGAGACAGTCGCAACGATCGAGAAGGCCAGCGGAAGCGCTTTCGCGGTCCACGCACGAATAGCAGTTCCTGCCGGTCAGAGGGACCTCGGCTCTCGTCAGCCGCGTGTCGTGCGCCCGGCCGCCGGGTCGCTTCCGGACACCCTGCTTCGGTAGTCAGCGTAAGGCGGCGGGGGGGCAGGTGGAGTTCGCGGGCGGCTTCGGCGCTGGTCATGAGATCCCCCGCTCTCCGCCATCAGCGCAGACGCCGACAGCGGCGGCGATGAAGGTGAGGACACATCGGCTGTCATACCGGCCAGCCCACACCCCGGCCCTGATCAAGACCACAGGAACACTCATCGCCACGACAGCCAGCCACCTGCTGTGCTAGCCCGAACCCTCACTCCGCAGCTGCCAGTTGGTCACCCCGTGACAGCCAAGATCTCGCCGTGAACCACACAGAACACGCCGGAAAGCCCGCAAGCCCGCACGTCCAGGATCGCTGACGCCCAACCCACCGTCACCACACCGATCATTCACAGCACTGCTCCCAGCAGGACCGGGCGAAGGAGCCGGCGCAGGCGGCCTGTTTGTCCCTGCCCGCCCCTACCGTCGATGCCATGACCACGTCCTCACAGTACCCGGGGCGGAACGTTGCACACGGCCGGGAGAGACGGCAACGATGACGTGACGCGCAGGCACCTGGAGGTGTTCTGGGAGCTCGCAGACCGCAGCATCCAGGAGGACATGGCGCATGTCCTGGAGTACCTGACCCGCAAGATCCATGACCCGGCCGAGGATCTGGGCAGCCGGCCCTGGGCCTGAGGATCGTCTGGCGTTACCCGGATGCTGCGCGCGGGAGGCTGTCGGGCATGCCGCCTCGGGAGGCGGCCGCCTTCGCGGGAGGAGCGTCGGCTGCCCCTGCCCAAGGGCCGTGTGCCAGCGGCCTGTTGAGAGGGTAGGTGCGCCTCGGGTTCTGTCACGCGGTCGCCTGCGACCGTGCGCTGGAAACACATCCCACCCCTTCGGGGGGAGAAAAAATGCCTCAGTACTGCCACGTCGCATTCTGCATGTTCCCTGTTGGCGGTTCGCACTCAGCCTGAGGCACTCCCCTCGAACGAGCATGGGATGGTCGACCGTGCTTCCTGCAGGGTGGACTGCGCGCCTGCTTTGCGCCTGCTGCCTGTCCTTCTCGACGTCGTCTTGTCCACGCCGGCCTGGCTGGTGTGGCCGTTTCTGCCGGCGGAACGGCAGAAAGTGGTGCTGGAGATGGTGCGTGAGCTGATCAACTGGACCTACGGGACCAATCGTCCGTGAGGCGCAGCACCCGGTGGCAGTTGCCGGAGCCGGGTGGCATCCCGCCGAGGAGATGCGTTCACGTCACCCGAGGGTGCAGCCGTACACGGTCCCTGTGCGGACCGCTCAGCACACGGGGCGGTGCCGTCGCGTGTGCCGGTGTGCCTGCAGCTCAGCGGGCCGC containing:
- a CDS encoding NADPH-dependent F420 reductase is translated as MAPTIGIIGSGLVGGSVARLAVEAGYSVVLSNSRGPESIAELVSELGPLARAATVDEAIEAGDIIALPVPLASFEALSADKLAGKVVLDQTNYYPEFWRNAELDAGKLTSSELVQSHLKDSLVVKGLHNLDWNHMYSNARPKGDAERTTLPIAGNDPAAKEAVTRFLEAVGYDVVDAGSLAESWRIEPETPIYFWPYAPAIPDGITGDEEKRFYLEHPVPPVSPEAARTMIDSAERPSPVGGTLAGMPPAHVAIFMDQASANTVNK
- a CDS encoding helix-turn-helix transcriptional regulator, with protein sequence MTTHTELGPALRAWRERIGPATVGLPVAGNRRVPGLRREELAVLAGISVDYLVQLEQGRAKNPSPQVLAAFAQTLRLNAVERELLYRLAGAVVPPSGTVPREVPPGVQRMIDRMSDTPLAVFTASWDIVQSNPLWAELFGSPVDADARSSNLIWGHFAAPPVPGASRIERGAAHADAFERMMVSDLRRAADRYPDDRAVTELINGLRESNRRFADLWTRYETLPIGRSHKTVVHPELGEIVLDCDIMTIERADLHIVLNWAAPDTGAAEKLALLRDRVATAAH
- a CDS encoding AraC family transcriptional regulator, encoding MPSEKLYASSRRVESVGSGDPIVDVLRLLRTQAVVPARVHAASPWAVRFDPYTHVKLGVVLEGECWMALDGCEPVLLRKGDFFLLNNPPSYTLASTRDPAPGQATAFHENENDGEVRIGPVADEDTYVCCIDFVFEQANASVLFDVLPPIVLVRAGDPCGALLSNLSALTVAEMESAGVGRSLVLEHLAQLILVHMLRVHADQTDQPVGWLGALVEDGIGAALRAMHADVGRRWTLDELAAISHMSRSAFAAAFKAKVGTAPLTYLIEWRMSLARDALRTDTRSISELAAATGYESESAFSTAFRRVVGASPRHFRDEARQQARLG
- a CDS encoding alpha/beta hydrolase, which translates into the protein MSNAQTVPATGTPTTDALPAKNYRMIDVLGHQLRVYDEGATDAPTLVMFHGAPHNSLEFRFNVPALVQAGYRVVIPEHLGAGGSDRPEGVELYSGYHDYERALAVVDALGIDMFYAEGGDRGSLPLWMLAALNPERVLGLISENVSHLNGFFIDPALDQRKRSWYMSYFQFEAAEEALRANDWALAREFFDWHPDMEHIIADWERPNGLKASWLNWYHATVNPDRAPKAEPLPDVTVPVLQLYSMNDPYIGPEQLITGREFIKGPFTLKRIGGAGHFIARNAPDVFNREVIKWLGDRESERLGN